ATCAAACTTTAGAAGAAGTTCGCGCAGAGCTTATTCTAAAACGTGCAGAAATGGCATCGCTACAAATGGATGCTACATGTGAATCACGTAAAGGcgagtattaataaaatttaattattttcatttaagattttaaaattttttttttttatacaggtAATTCACTCTTTGCTGAAGTGGAAGATCGTCGGCAGAACATAATGAGTAAAATGAACGTATTACGTGAGAAATATATGGAATTAAAACGCGTATATAAATCGCAAACTGCAGaacttaaaatgttaaaagcaGAACGTGTTGCAACGTTTAGAAAATGGGAAAATGATACAAATCATATATCAACAGAGAATGAGgagttaattcaaaaatataaaaatagaatatcggATCTCGAAAGTAAATTGAAAtgtgaaattaagaaaaatgattcaagACAATTAGATCGTAGCGACACATCTTTTgggtataaaatgaattatataaatatatattaataaaattctagcattaaataatatcctttTGTCTCTATCTGtttctctattttatatttttccttacactttttttttttcttcaaaaattaaagcTACTTTCAATCACTTTTGGATACCAAAAGAAAAGAGACAGATGAACTACGTACAAAAATAGAAGATtttcatacaaaatttttgatacaagaagaaacaaaattgaCTATTaccaaacaattaaattattggcGTTGCAAAGCTTTGTCTCTGGAGGTAATTATTCCtatttgtgataattttatttcttcacctttatttctaaaaaaaaaatgatatataattttttttttttatattttaaaaggctCAAATATGCGCTGCACAAGcagaattaaaaatggatcttGCGAATCATGTAGAGCACAAAATCTTGGAAGAATTAAATGATGTCAcgcaaaaatgtaataatgataatacagagattaatgaaaaacaatCCACTGATAGACAAGGATTACAAAACTCTGCTCAATCATTTCCATTAAATAATtctgttaaaattaaacatacttcctgttcgattaaaaatttagaagattatGAAAATCATAATGAACAAactgataaagaaaattctaatcaaaataattgcgtaaaatttaaaaatcttaagcCTAAAAAATCATGCAAATTTGAAGATAATCAAAATGctaataataatgcaaataaaatttttaataaacttttacaCTCCATGGAGAATATAACAATTGAGGAAAGTAAGAACTTATCAAACATcgacaatgaaaaatatcctaTAGTTCACATATCTAACTAAATACaatgattaataaacatttgctATACGATATTGTAGTAATTCAACATGTaaacaaatgttttttaatttttatatataatatgataatgaaaaaaaataataataaaacaattcttctCTTACCTctgtattttcaaatttagtaACAAGAACGATATTTCCATCTTTTAATCgacattcgatattttttggtATTGTGGCAGTTGGTGCTAATCGAGTAGGAAATTGATAACGTACTTTTTCCatccaagattttttttgtCTTGCCATTGCAACTTCATCTCCCAAAACTCTCATTTTCCACCTAAAGTCATTCACTTCAGAATTTCTTAACGCTGTAAACTCGTGTAATCCTTTGCCAATAAGAACACCGATTCGAGAATCTAAATTTCTATCACTTTTAACACCTTCACGCTCTATAACTTTAAGCACAGAACAAAATGGTTTAATATCGCACAAACGTCTAGTTTCATCTCGTAATTCTTCCGCTTCTGCATTCGAGTTAATACATGAAAATACATAGGACGGAGCATCTTTTAATGTACCATGAAGAGGATATTTGCTGGCTTCATCCCAGAGATcctttagaataatttatatcttaattattaatatatttttatg
The window above is part of the Apis mellifera strain DH4 linkage group LG11, Amel_HAv3.1, whole genome shotgun sequence genome. Proteins encoded here:
- the LOC100576761 gene encoding protein Spindly; this encodes MSTQDSTNVEEYIEEYTDIRNDRCYKLLQVEYEKCKQEIHNLKRRLELNEVMLREAQEANELLERSLEGRILEKEQVIFKDKEKYHILTKDYENIISNLEKKLAQQTQQIEELRQNANQCIKTECNTIKDQSTNLSLETDNISLRNHVDELLSILREEKGKNEHAEKMIEELKTRCDNYEYYTQSIKEELHEKDQTLEEVRAELILKRAEMASLQMDATCESRKGNSLFAEVEDRRQNIMSKMNVLREKYMELKRVYKSQTAELKMLKAERVATFRKWENDTNHISTENEELIQKYKNRISDLESKLKCEIKKNDSRQLDRSDTSFGYFQSLLDTKRKETDELRTKIEDFHTKFLIQEETKLTITKQLNYWRCKALSLEAQICAAQAELKMDLANHVEHKILEELNDVTQKCNNDNTEINEKQSTDRQGLQNSAQSFPLNNSVKIKHTSCSIKNLEDYENHNEQTDKENSNQNNCVKFKNLKPKKSCKFEDNQNANNNANKIFNKLLHSMENITIEESKNLSNIDNEKYPIVHISN